CAAGCAGATTCCGTCGAACATTTTTTATGATTTATTTTCTTTACTCCATTAAAATCAGACCATGCTGAAACCATTGCAGAATCAACATACGTAAGGATTCCCACCTGTGAGAAAAGGAAAAATTTTATAAGAAAAAAAATGGAGAAAAAGAAAAACCTCATTTTTATAAACAATTTATTCGTTATTCAAATCAACTAATTTATTTCTTTTAAGTCTGCAATTGCCCTTCATATCAGACAAATACAAGGCGTATGCTCCTATAAAAGCAACGGTAAAAATCACATCAGGCAAATCTGTAAGAAACACTACAATTGGCTCAGAATTCCACATGAAATAAGGAATTATCAACAATGTCAACTGAGCAAATGTATAGAAATAAAAGCCATTCCTACATAATTTAAACATGAGAAATGCTCCCCAAAAGGATATTGCATAAATAATCAATTTTACAAATGGATATAAAAAACTCGCTCTTGCTGATAGAGAATAAATTGAGGTGTAGCCTGGAATGCGAGAAAATATTTTTACATATTCAATATCAAAAACACTAAACACGCTAATTAATATTCCCAAAGTCGCACCACACATTGATAAAATCGTCAACAAAGCTAAAAAAAATGGTCTTTTCTTTTTCATAATTTACTTTCATTTGAAATTCAAAATTATCATTTCTTTTTTAAAAATTGCAATAAATAAGAAAAACATTTTAAAAAAAACTGTATTTACCACTAATAATGAACCATTGATAAAACTATTAACCATTAAGGAGTTTATAGTTCAAAAGAAAGATTAAAACCACTAATACATAATAATATTTGGCATAATAATTGGTAAGTAATTGAGCTGATTTTAAATCGTTAAAAACAAAACCACTATGAAACATTTTATTTTGATTTTATTTATGTTGTTATCATTTGCGGGGTTTAGTCAGAACTTAGACAGGATAGCAATTTCTTCAGGTGGCATAAGCAGCGACACGCTGAATGCAACCATTGGGGAAGTATTTGTTTTTTCTATTTCCTCAGGCGGAGTATCGCTTGATGCTGGCTCGCAGAGCGACACTAGCAACACCAGCGGAATTACAGCATCAGAAGTCTTTGCAGCAAAAGAAACATCTGCTCTTGTTTTTCCGAATCCGGTGAGTGATTTTCTCAATCTTATGATTGAAGGAATTGCTGATGAAACTATAGCGTTTAGCATTTTCGATGCGTCTGGTCGCTTAGTTCAGCAACACAATTCAGTTCCAGCAAACCATATTTACACCTTGCGTGTACAAAGCTTGTCTACGGGCAATTACTTTCTGAGCGGCATTACTGCTTCGGGAAAAACATTTTCAAATATCCAATTTGTTAAACAATAAAAAAACAGCAATATGAAAACATTTTACACAAAATCATTTTTTATCGTAGTTCTTTTTATTTTTTCACTTTCCATGCTATATGCTCAAACGCCGCAGGCAATTAACTTTCAAGCTATAGCTCGCGATGGAAGTGGAAACCCAATGGCTAATACAAACCTTTGTATACGCCTTTCGGTAATAGATAGTGCTGCTGGCGGTGCCATTTCTTATCAGGAACTGCGTGCTTTGCAAACCAATGCCAATGGTTCTTTTTCATTTCAAATTGGAGTAAACCCAGACTTCACTACTGAAGGAGAGTTTCAAAGCATTGATTGGGTAACAGGCAACAAGTTTTTAAAAATAGATTATGACCCAACAAATACATTCACTTTCAATCTTTCATTGGGAACAATTAAATTTGCAACTGTACCCTACGCATTTGTAGCAGAATCAGTTGTATTTATTGATGCTACAGGAGCACAAAACGGCGATGTATTAGCATATAATTCATCAAGCGGGAAATTTGAGCCATCGGCAGTAACAGGAACAAACTACACTGCGGGAATAGGTATTTCTATTGTAGGAAACACAATCAGTAATACCGGCGATTTGAGTGACACCAATGAAATTCAAGCATTATCACTAGATGGTGCTACGTTGAGTTTATCCAATGGTGGCGGTAGTGTAACTTTACCAACAGGCACAACCTATACTGCTGGTGACGGAATTAATATTGCTGGGAACACCATTTCGGCAAATGATACAAGTAATACCAATGAAATTCAAGCATTATCACTAGATGGTGCAACACTAAGTTTATCAAATGGCGGCGGTAGTGTAACTTTGCCAACAGGTACAACTTATACTGCTGGTAACGGAATTAATATTGCTGGAAACACTATTTCAGCAATTGATGCAAGCGATACCAACGAATTACAGACTATTAGCATTAGCAATGATACAATATTTTTGAGTAAAGGTGGATATGTAGTATTGCCTTCAGCAACAGGTCCAACATATAAAGCGCCCAGTGCAGTAACGATGGAAGCCTCTTCAATTCAGGCTTCCCAAGCTACATTGAATGGGATTGCGAATGGATATGGTCTAACAACTTCTGTAGTGTTCGAATGGGGCACTACCTCATCGTATGGCAACATGACAACAGCTACCCAGAGTCCCATAACTTCAGAAGTGCTTGTAAGTGCAACAATTTCAGGATTGTTATCGGGAACAACTTATCATTTTCGCATTAAAGCACAGAGCACCGAAGGTACAGCATATAGCGATGATATGACTTTTACTACATTAAAATCATTACCACAGCTTACAACAGCCGCTATAGGTTCAGTGCCCGGAGCAACAGTAACAAGTGGTGGAAACATAACCCATGATGGAGGCTCACCTATAATTGATCGTGGCGTTTGCTGGAGCACTAATCCAAGCCCAACCACAAGCAACTATTCCACTTCAAGCGGCACAGGAGTCGGTACTTATACTTCAAATATTAATGGACTTTCAATTGGTAGCACTTACTACGTTCGTGCTTATGCTACAAATGAGCTAGGAACCGCCTACGGAAATCAACTAAGCTTTTTAAATGCTGCTGTGCCAACTGTTACCACATCTAGTGTTTCTGATATAAATGGTACCTCAGCAAAAGCTGGCGGTGCCGTTACTAATAATGGAGGCAGTGCTGTTACAGGACAAGGATTATGCTGGAGCACTAGTCCTAATCCAACAATAGTTAACAGCAAGACAACTTCATTTACTGATGCAATGAGCGGTTTATCACTAAATACTGTTTATTATGTTCGTGCTTATGCTACAAATGCCGTAGGAACAGGTTATGGAGCCGAGTATAGCTTTAATTCTGGTTATGTTATTGGTTCAATACATGCAGGTGGCTTGGTATTTTACAATGATGGTAACGGACATGGCTTTGTTTGTGCTCAAAGCGACCAAAGTACAAGTGCTTCATGGGGTTGCACCGGAACAGCTATTGTAGGTACCTCTACAGATATAAATACTGGAGCAGCTAATACCAATGCTATTGTGACAGGTTGTGCAGAAGCAAGCTTTGCAGCAAAAATTTGTTCTGACCTTAGCTTAGAATCATATACAGACTGGTATTTACCGAGTTTAGATGAATTAAAATTAATGTACACTAATTTACACAAAAAAGGTTATGGCAATTTTTCTACTACGAATAGCTATTGGAGTAGTTCCCAGTATAATGCCTCCCTTGCATGGTACGCCATTTTCGGCTTTAACCCTACTTACGCCGAAACTACCAAAAATTATAACTTCTATGTTCGCGCAGTTCGGTCTTTTTAAATAAGGCAAAAAACTTTGCATAAATAATAAAACTGTTAGGGAGTTAAGATTTTTTCTTAGCTCCTTAATGGTTTTAAGCCTTTAATGTATCTTAATCCCTTAATGGTTCAAAAAAAATGGTTCAAAATCCTATTTTTATATTTTTTACAAATCTTGTTTGGCGAATTAAAAAAAAGCGTATCTTTGCATTCCCAAAATGGTGAAATTAGCTCAGTTGGTTAGAGCATCAGGTTGTGGTTCTGAGGGTCGTGGGTTCGAGTCCCATATTTCACCCAAAAAAATCCGCTTCAAAGGCGGATTTTTTTATTTCTTTTTATGAAATTTTTGCTTTAGACTTTCTTTTTTCTCTGCCAGCTTTTCTTTAAAGCTAGTATGCTTTGCATCCTCTAAATCTTTCAGCCATTTTTTCCTCCTAACATAAGGAGAATATTTTTGCGATTTCTTTATCAAAAACAAAGAGATAATTATTCCAACTAAAAGAACTAAAAATGAAATGGAATTAAAGCCTAACGGCATCCAGTATGCTAATAAGAAAAAATCATAAAGTCCATGGACAAAAACAGCTGAAATAAATCCCGTAAAAACAAGTAATGTGCGGCGTCTAGCAAAAGTAAACCTTGCCAGCCCCATAAAATGCCCCATAAAAACTGCAAACACAAAATGAGCCGGCACAGCTGTTAAAGAACGTACTATTGCTGTTGAAAAAATATTTTCAGAAGCCAAAAGATATAAAACTGACTCAGCAAAAGCAAATCCTAAAGACAGCATAACAGAATAAATAATCCCATTTATAGGCTCCGAAAAAAACTTTTTCCTATAAAAAAATATGCGTAAAAAGGCGAATTTACAAGACTCTTCAGTAAGAGCTACCACGCCAAAAGAAAAAATAAACAATAACCAAAAATTTTCTTTTATATCAAAAGCAAATATTTCATTAAAAAGCAACTCTATAACAAAAGCAAATAAAATTGAAACACAGCCTAAAACAAAAGCTAGTGCCAGCCATTGAAGCGGCTCTCTTTTGTATTTATCTTTAAAATACATAAACATCCCTAATGCTAATGCTGGAGCCAATGCCAATGAAAAAATAAGCATAAAAACAAAAATTTAGTAATTTTACGCAAAAATAAGCTCTTTTTTAAATACTCCAATTTTTAAAAAAGATTATTAAAATTATTAAAACAAAAACCAATGAAAAAATTCCACACGGGCGACAAAGTGCGATTTATCTCAACTAAAGGAAGCGGCATCGTTACTTCAATAAACAAAAACATCATTAATGTTATGATAGAAGACGGCTTTGAAATTCCTGTTGAAGCATCAGATTTAGTAGTAATAGAAACTCAATCGGAAAGAGGTAATCCATTCAACCGCAAAAACGAATTTAGCAAAATTGAAAAAAACGAAATTCCTATTGAAAAGCCTGTTGCAAAACAAAGCGATACAGAAGAGACAAGCAAAGAAAAATTACCCGAAAAAGGATTGTATATTGCCTTTATTCCTGATAATCAAGAAACTCCAACTGTTGAAAACATAAGCGTTTATCTAATAAATTACAGCAATTGGCAAATAGCGTATAACTTATTACATTCTGACGTAAATACTGGTTTTTCTAGTATTTCCACAGGTTTTATGCAAAAAGGAGATGCTACTTTTATTGAAAACATTCCTCAAAATAAAATTAAAAAATACGAACAAATAAGGATACAATTCCTATGTTTTGACACAAATAACAATCAGCTTTTTGAGTCAGAAATTATAAATTTTAGCATCAAAACAAACAAATTTGTAAACGAATACATTTACAACAAAAATATGTTTTTCGACGAAAAAGCATATATCCTTGTTTTAAAAGAACTTGCTAATCCCACGCTAATAAAAAGCGACTCAAGTTTTGAAAAACCTCATAAAAAACATTCTTTTTTAATTGACCGCTTTGTCGTTGAAAATGGATTTGCAGAAGTTGACTTGCACATAGAGAAACTAAATAGCAACTACAAAAAAATGAATAAAGGTGAGATTATGCAAACACAAATCACATTTTTTAAGCAATATTTAGATTCCGCAATAGAAAAGGGGTTGAAAAAAGTTGTTTTCATACATGGAGTTGGAGCAGGAATTTTAAAAAAAGAAATTGAAGACATTTTAAAACAATATTCTGATATTGAATATCAAGATGCAAGTATTCTGAAATACGGCATTGGAGCAACAGAAGTTACAATAAACACAAAATGATTTTTTCAAAAAACATGAGAATTATTGTTATATTTCTTAGTCAAAATCATTAAAAAATTTAAGCCATTCAATATTTTGTATGTAAATTCGCACTTTAAACTTAAAAAGAAATTATGTGGAATAAAATAATAAATCATATTTTAAGACGCAGAGTATTCAACCTTGTAACCATCGGTGTGCTAACATTATTTATGGCATACATGGCAACAAAAGTAAAAATATCTTATGAATATGCACAAATGCTACCCATGACAGATAGCACAAGCATTATTTATCAAAATTTTAAAAAACAATTTGAAGAAGACGGAAGCAGCTTATTTGTTGGAATTAAAGACGATAAAATAAAAGAAATAGATGTTTTTAAAAAATGGTGCTCATTATCTAAAGATTTAAAGAAAATAAAAGGCGTTGCAGGCGTAATGTCAATTACAAACACTTTAAACATTGAAAAAGATACTAACGAAAGGAAATTCAAAATAGTTCAGCTGTTTGAAAAAGAACCCACCACACAAGCCGAGCTTGACAGTTTATTAGAAAAAGCATACTCGCTGCCTTTTTACGACCAGCTATTATTCAACAAAGATAGCGGCGTAAATATAATGATGATATATATTGATAAAAAAGTATTAAATAATAAAGAGCGAGACAATGTATTAGAAAACATACGCAAGCCTATTGCCCAATTTGGACTTGAAAATAACATAGAAATGTACTTTTCGGGAATGCCATACATAAGAACCACTATTACGCAAATGGTAAAATCCGAAATGATAATATTCGTTATTCTAGCTATAATTGTAGCATCTATTATACTATTAGTCTTCTTCCGCTCTATAAAAGCTCTTGTTTTTTCAATAGCTACTGTAATAATTGGAGTTATATGGAGTATGGGCATGATGGTTTTATTGGGCTATGACATCACAATGCTTTCAGGAGTTATTCCGCCAATATTAATTATTATTGGTATTGAAAACTGTATTTACCTCATTACAAAATATCATTACGAATATGCGATACACGGCAATCAAGCAAAATCTTTATCAAGAGTAGTACAGCGAGTTGGGCTTGCCACCTTCCTTACAAACGTTACTACCGCCGTAGGATTTGGTTCTTTTATAGTAACAACGAATCCAATAATGATTGAATTTGGTGTTATTGCTTGTATTAGTATTATTTTAGAATTTGTTTTCACACTGATTTTAATCCCAACCATGTATAGCATGTTCCCACCACCAAAAACAAGGCATATTAAACATTTAGATTTTTCATGGTTAAATGGAATTATTCGTTTTCTAATCAATACTATTCAATATAAGCGAAGAGTAGTTCTTGGAATAGTTGTTTCGCTTTTAATTTTTTCAGGAATTGGAATTTCACTTATAGAAAACAAAGGAAGCATTGTTGACGACATTCCGCATGGAGACAAGCTTTATTCAGACTTATTGTTTTTTGAAAAATACATGGATGGCGTGCTCCCACTTGAAGTTACAATAGACACCAAGAAGAAAGAAGGCATTTTTAATCTAAATAATTTAGAAAGAATTGAAAGATTTCAAAAAGAAACAGAAAAAATTCCTGAAATATCAAAGCCACTTTCTGTTGTAGAAGTTGTAAAATTTGCTAAACAAGCTTTTTACAATGGAAACCCAGAAATGTATAAACTACCAAACAACAACGACAAAGCCTTTATTTTCAGCTACTTACCTAGTGACATAAAGAAAAACAGCGACAATGCATTGTTAAAAACCTTTATTGACACAAACTATCAAGTTGCAAGAGTTAGCATGCGCCTAAAAAATATTTACACTCCAGAAATAAAAGCCATTAGCGATACTCTTGAAAACAAACTAAACGAAATATTCCCAAAAACAAAATACAAAACAACAATAACTGGCTCTAGCATAGTATTTGAAAAAGGCAGTAGGTTCTTAGTTTCCAACTTATATTGGAGTCTTGCTTTAGCCGTAATAATCATTTCTATCTTAATATACATTTTATTTAGCAACGTAAAAATGGTACTTATAACAATGATTACTAACTTTATACCACTAATTGTAACTGCGGGCACAATGGGATTTTTTGGAATAAATATAAAACCATCAACTATTATAATTTATAGTATTGCACTAGGTATTTCCGTTGATGCAGCAATTCAGTTTCTTTCAAGATATAGGCACCAGTTGAAAGTCTCAGACTGGAATATTAAAGAAAGTGTTATAAGTGCATTAAAAGAAACTGCAAATGGCATGATATTCTCAGGCACAGTTTTAGTTTTAGGATTTTCAGTATTTATTTTCTCACGCTTTGGAGGAACTGCAAGTCTTGGATATTTAATTGGATTAACACTATTTGTAGCAATATTTAGCAACATGTTTGTTTTACCATCACTTATTCTATACTTAGATAAATTGATTAAAAACAAAGAAGCTAGCAAACCTTGGTTTAGTATTGAAGATAATGAAGATTATATTTCCGAAGAAGAAGAAAAAGAAAAAGAAGAAGAAAAATAAAAATATAAAAATAACATGAAAGGTATTATTCTCGCAGGCGGCTCCGGCACAAGACTTTATCCTATTACATTGGCAATGAGCAAACAACTTATGCCAATTTATGATAAACCCATGATATATTATCCCCTATCTGTTTTGATGATGGCTGGAATTAAAGATATACTAATTATTTCAACCCCAACCGACTTGCCACATTTTAAAAACTTGCTAAAAGATGGCTCACAGATAGGATGCAATTTTAGCTACGTTGAACAACCAATACCAAATGGGCTTGCAACAGCTTTTACATTAGGAAAAAGTTTTATTGGCAATGATAAAGTAGCTTTAATATTGGGTGATAATATTTTCTATTCCGCAGGACTTCATAAAACACTAGAAAAAATGAGCGATCCTGATGGGGGTATAGTTTTTGCATACCATGTTTCCGACCCAGAACGTTATGGCATTGTAGAATTTGACGAAAATATGAAAGCTATTAGCATAGAAGAAAAGCCAGCTAAACCAAAATCAAATTATGCTGTACCCGGATTGTATTTTTATGATAATACTGTTATAAAAGTTGCTGAAGAACTAAAACCCAGTGCTAGAGGCGAATACGAAATCACAGACGTAAATAAACATTATTTAAACATCGGGAAATTGCATGTTGAAAAACTAAGCCGAGGCACAGCTTGGCTTGATACAGGAACATTTTCTTCTTTATTACAAGCAAGTCAGTTTGTTGAAGTTATTGAAAATCGTCAAGGATTAAAAATTGGCTGCATTGAGGAAATTGCATACAACAAAGGGTTTATTGATAAAAACCAACTTGAAAAAATAGCACAGCCATTACTCAAAAGCGGCTACGGACAATATTTATTATCTTTATTACACAAATCATGATTAATGTTTTAATTACAGGAGGAGCAGGATTTATAGGAAGTAGTTTTGCAGAAAAGCTACTAAAAAATCCTGACTTATTTGTTGTTGTTGTTGATAATCTTTCTACAGGATCTATTAATAAATTACCACAAAACAATTTAGATAGATTTAAATTTATAAAAGGAAATACTAACGATTATAGAAATATTTCTGAAATCTTTTTCGGGTTTCATTTTGACTATGTGTTTCATTATTCTGCAACTGTTGGCGTTAAGCGGACTTTAGAAAATCCTGTAAGCGTTTTACAAGACCTAAAAAGTATTGAAAATATATTAAATTTAAGTAAAAACCTAGACGTAAAGCGAGTATTTTTTAGTTCTAGCTCCGAAGTTTATGGCGAGCCTGTAGAGTTTCCACAAAACGAAAACACTACTCCACTAAATTCAAAGCTCCCATATGCCATTGTAAAAAACGCTTCAGAAGCATATTTAAAGTCATATTACAAAGAGTATAAACTTCCATATACTATTTTTAGATTTTTCAACACCTACGGACCAAAACAAAGCAAAGATTTTGTAATCAGCCGCTTCATAAACATGGCTTTAGAAAACTCACCATTAACTATTTACGGAGATGGGAAACAAACTAGAACCTTCTGCTACATAGATGACAACGTAGATGCAACCTACAACTGCTTTGAACAAGTTCTAAAAAACGCTTCTACACCAAGCGAAATTATTAATATTGGAAATAATAATGAAACACATATTGAAGATGTTGCAAAACTAATAATAGAGCTCACAGGCTCATCTTCAAAACTCAACTATCTCCCTCCACTTAAAGAAGGCGACATGAGAAGACGATTACCTGATATTACAAAAATGCAAAAATTATTAAATCGTCCTTTGTTGCCTATAGAAGAAGGAATTAAAAAAATCTTAAACAATACAAAATATATTATTTAAAAATAACACCTGATAGACATGAAAGAAGTTCTAAAACATTATCAAAAAATATTTCAAGATGAATTTGAAAAAGTTAATTTTATAAAATTCCCATCGGAGCTATACGAGCCAATAGACTATGCACTTAAAACTGGCGGAAAACGCTTGCGCCCAACGCTTACAATAATGACTTGCGATTTCTATGCAAACGACTATAAAAACGCTATAAATCCTGCTATTGCAATTGAAACATTCCATAATTTCACACTTGTGCATGACGACATTATGGATGATGCTCCTATAAGACGCGGCTTACCAACAGTTTATAATAAATATGGAACTAATATTGCAATTCTATCTGGCGACGCAATGTTTACAAAAGCTTACGAATATGTTACATATACAGATGAGAAAAAACTGCCTTTAGTACTAAAAGTTTTCAATAAAACTGCAAGAGAAGTATGCGAAGGTCAGCAATTGGATATGAATTTTGAAACTATTCAAAACATTTCTCGCGAGCAATATATGGAAATGATTCACCTAAAAACTGCTGTACTCATCGGAGCTTGTATGAAAATTGGTGCTATTCTTGGCAACGCTTCTGAAAAAGAAGTTGACGCAATATATGAATTCGGACTAAACACTGGAATGGTTTTTCAATTACAAGATGATTTGTTAGACACTTTTGGCGATGAAAAAATATTTGGCAAACGAATAGGCGACGATATTATTGATTGCAAAAAAACTTTCCTATATATTGTAGCTCTTGAAAATTTATCTGCTAAAGATAAAGATGAATTTATTAAAATCTATTCCGATAATAATATTGTTGATTCACAAAAAATAAAAATTATTACAGACTTTTTTAATAAAGCCAATGTGATGGAAGAATGCAAAAAAACAATGCTTGATTATCACGAGAAAGCTATTAAAGCACTTCCAAACACAGGATTAAAACTCGAACAACAAGAAACATTAAAAGAAATTGCTGAATCAATGCTTGTTCGTAATTTATAAAACACAGAAAAGATGGTTAGAGTACGTTTTGCACCCAGTCCAACAGGTCCACTACATATTGGTGGCGTAAGAACTGCATTATATAATTATTTTTTTGCACTTAAAAACAATGGAAAACTAATATTACGAATCGAAGATACTGACCAAACACGATTTGTGGAAGGTGCTGAAAAATATATTATTGAAAGCCTAACATGGTGCGGCATTAAATTTGACGAAGGTCCTCATATCGGCGGAAAATTCGGTCCGTATCGCCAAAGCGAAAGAAAAGATATTTATAAGCAATATGCTTTATACTTAATTGAAAATGATTACGCTTATTACGCTTTTGACACCGCAGAAGATTTAGAAAAAATCAGAAAAGAATACGAGTCAAGAAAAGAAACTTTCCAATATGACTGCAAAACAAGAAATAAAATGATTAACTCGCTTACTCTATCCTGCGAGCAAGTTAAACAGCGAATAGAAAATAATGAACCATACACTATTCGACTCAAAGTTCCTGCAGAAACCATTATAGAAGTTAATGATATTATAAGAGGCAAAGTAACTGTTAAAAGTGAAAACATCGACGATAAAGTTATTTTTAAAAGCGATGGCATGCCAACTTACCACTTAGCAAATATCGTTGACGACCATCTAATGGAAATAACTCACGTTATTCGTGGCGAAGAATGGCTACCTTCAGCTCCTCTACATGTATTGCTATATCGCTTTTTGGGATGGCAACAACCAGAATTTGCACATTTACCACTTTTGCTTAAACCCGATGGCAATGGCAAATTAAGCAAGCGAGATGGCGATAGATTAGGCTTTCCTGTCTTCCCTATGCAATGGACAGACCCTAAAAGTGGTGAGAAAAGTTCAGGATACAAAGAAAGCGGTTATTTCCCAGATGCATTCATAAACATGTTGGCTCTTTTGGGCTGGAACCCCGGCGATGAGCGTGAAATAATGTCTGTAGAAGAAATGAGCCAAGCTTTTTCAATGGAGCAAGTGAGCAAAAGCGGTGCAAAATTTGACCCTGTAAAAGCTAAATGGTTCAATCATCAATATTTAATGAAAAAAGACATAAAAGAAATAGCTGATGAATTTGAAAAAGTTTTATTAAAAAATAATATTAAAATCGCTGACAAAAAACAAATTGAAGCTATTGCTCTTTTACTACGAGAAAGAGTTGACTTTGTAAACGATATGTATGATGCAGGCAAATTTTTCTTTTTAGACCCAGAAACTTATAATGAAGCAAATTTGAAAAAACACACCACGCCAAATTCGCATACATGGCTCAAAGAACTAGCTAAATCATTTTCATCTATAGAATGGAATAAACAAGAAATTGACGATAGCATTTCTAAATACATTAAAACCAATGAACTTCCAGCAGGCAAAGTTTATAATATTTTACGAATTGCTATTGTTGGAGATAGCACTGGACCACATTTAACAGATATTCTTTTCATTCTTGGAAAAGAAAAAACCATATATAGAATTGAAAAATTAGCTACAATATTAAATTAAAAAAAATTAGAAAAAAAAGTTAAATTTGCATAAAATAAAAAAGTCATGCCGATAATTGGATCTCTGATAAAAAAAGCACTTGAGCTTAAAAATAAAATGCCTCTTGAAAACAAGAAGATACCAGCAGCTGCTCAACAAAAAAAAGTTTTAACAAAATTAATTCGCAAAGCTCAATTAACAGCATTTGGAGAAAACTATAATTTTGCAGATATTTTAAAAGAAAAAGATATAATTAAAGCCTTTAAAAAAAATGTGCCTATACACGATTACAACAAAATGCATAATGATTGGTGGTATAGAGCTCTTGCTGGAGAAGCTTATGTTTGCTGGCCCGGCAGAGTGAAATATTTTGCACTTAGCTCTGGCACAAGCGAAGCAAGTAGCAAATATATTCCCGTTACTGCCGATATGATAAGAGCTATTAAACGCACAAGTATAAAACAATTAGTAGCTTCTGCAAAATTCGATATTCCTTCCGATTTTTATAATAAAGGAATACTAATGCTAGGTGGTAGCACTCATTTACAATATAATGGCACATATTATGAAGGAGACCTTAGCGGAATAACTACTGGAAACATTCCTTTTTGGTTTCAACACCACTACAAGCCCGGAAAACGAATAAGCAGAGAAAGAAATTGGGAGACAAAAATTGAAGAAATTATTCGCAAAGCCCCCGAATGGGATATTGGAGCTATTGTTGGAGTTCCAGCATGGTTTCAA
The nucleotide sequence above comes from Bacteroidales bacterium. Encoded proteins:
- a CDS encoding T9SS type A sorting domain-containing protein, producing the protein MKHFILILFMLLSFAGFSQNLDRIAISSGGISSDTLNATIGEVFVFSISSGGVSLDAGSQSDTSNTSGITASEVFAAKETSALVFPNPVSDFLNLMIEGIADETIAFSIFDASGRLVQQHNSVPANHIYTLRVQSLSTGNYFLSGITASGKTFSNIQFVKQ
- a CDS encoding DUF1566 domain-containing protein, which produces MKTFYTKSFFIVVLFIFSLSMLYAQTPQAINFQAIARDGSGNPMANTNLCIRLSVIDSAAGGAISYQELRALQTNANGSFSFQIGVNPDFTTEGEFQSIDWVTGNKFLKIDYDPTNTFTFNLSLGTIKFATVPYAFVAESVVFIDATGAQNGDVLAYNSSSGKFEPSAVTGTNYTAGIGISIVGNTISNTGDLSDTNEIQALSLDGATLSLSNGGGSVTLPTGTTYTAGDGINIAGNTISANDTSNTNEIQALSLDGATLSLSNGGGSVTLPTGTTYTAGNGINIAGNTISAIDASDTNELQTISISNDTIFLSKGGYVVLPSATGPTYKAPSAVTMEASSIQASQATLNGIANGYGLTTSVVFEWGTTSSYGNMTTATQSPITSEVLVSATISGLLSGTTYHFRIKAQSTEGTAYSDDMTFTTLKSLPQLTTAAIGSVPGATVTSGGNITHDGGSPIIDRGVCWSTNPSPTTSNYSTSSGTGVGTYTSNINGLSIGSTYYVRAYATNELGTAYGNQLSFLNAAVPTVTTSSVSDINGTSAKAGGAVTNNGGSAVTGQGLCWSTSPNPTIVNSKTTSFTDAMSGLSLNTVYYVRAYATNAVGTGYGAEYSFNSGYVIGSIHAGGLVFYNDGNGHGFVCAQSDQSTSASWGCTGTAIVGTSTDINTGAANTNAIVTGCAEASFAAKICSDLSLESYTDWYLPSLDELKLMYTNLHKKGYGNFSTTNSYWSSSQYNASLAWYAIFGFNPTYAETTKNYNFYVRAVRSF
- a CDS encoding PrsW family intramembrane metalloprotease, whose product is MLIFSLALAPALALGMFMYFKDKYKREPLQWLALAFVLGCVSILFAFVIELLFNEIFAFDIKENFWLLFIFSFGVVALTEESCKFAFLRIFFYRKKFFSEPINGIIYSVMLSLGFAFAESVLYLLASENIFSTAIVRSLTAVPAHFVFAVFMGHFMGLARFTFARRRTLLVFTGFISAVFVHGLYDFFLLAYWMPLGFNSISFLVLLVGIIISLFLIKKSQKYSPYVRRKKWLKDLEDAKHTSFKEKLAEKKESLKQKFHKKK
- a CDS encoding DUF2027 domain-containing protein — translated: MKKFHTGDKVRFISTKGSGIVTSINKNIINVMIEDGFEIPVEASDLVVIETQSERGNPFNRKNEFSKIEKNEIPIEKPVAKQSDTEETSKEKLPEKGLYIAFIPDNQETPTVENISVYLINYSNWQIAYNLLHSDVNTGFSSISTGFMQKGDATFIENIPQNKIKKYEQIRIQFLCFDTNNNQLFESEIINFSIKTNKFVNEYIYNKNMFFDEKAYILVLKELANPTLIKSDSSFEKPHKKHSFLIDRFVVENGFAEVDLHIEKLNSNYKKMNKGEIMQTQITFFKQYLDSAIEKGLKKVVFIHGVGAGILKKEIEDILKQYSDIEYQDASILKYGIGATEVTINTK
- a CDS encoding MMPL family transporter, which encodes MWNKIINHILRRRVFNLVTIGVLTLFMAYMATKVKISYEYAQMLPMTDSTSIIYQNFKKQFEEDGSSLFVGIKDDKIKEIDVFKKWCSLSKDLKKIKGVAGVMSITNTLNIEKDTNERKFKIVQLFEKEPTTQAELDSLLEKAYSLPFYDQLLFNKDSGVNIMMIYIDKKVLNNKERDNVLENIRKPIAQFGLENNIEMYFSGMPYIRTTITQMVKSEMIIFVILAIIVASIILLVFFRSIKALVFSIATVIIGVIWSMGMMVLLGYDITMLSGVIPPILIIIGIENCIYLITKYHYEYAIHGNQAKSLSRVVQRVGLATFLTNVTTAVGFGSFIVTTNPIMIEFGVIACISIILEFVFTLILIPTMYSMFPPPKTRHIKHLDFSWLNGIIRFLINTIQYKRRVVLGIVVSLLIFSGIGISLIENKGSIVDDIPHGDKLYSDLLFFEKYMDGVLPLEVTIDTKKKEGIFNLNNLERIERFQKETEKIPEISKPLSVVEVVKFAKQAFYNGNPEMYKLPNNNDKAFIFSYLPSDIKKNSDNALLKTFIDTNYQVARVSMRLKNIYTPEIKAISDTLENKLNEIFPKTKYKTTITGSSIVFEKGSRFLVSNLYWSLALAVIIISILIYILFSNVKMVLITMITNFIPLIVTAGTMGFFGINIKPSTIIIYSIALGISVDAAIQFLSRYRHQLKVSDWNIKESVISALKETANGMIFSGTVLVLGFSVFIFSRFGGTASLGYLIGLTLFVAIFSNMFVLPSLILYLDKLIKNKEASKPWFSIEDNEDYISEEEEKEKEEEK